CGAATGCGCTAACGGTGAACTTGGCTTCACGATTATTTCTGACGGCTCTGGCCATCCGTACCGCATCAAGGTGCGTCCGCCTTGCCTTACGCAGTTTGCTGCATTCCATGAACTCGTCGAAGGCGGTCTCTTGGCTGACTCCATGGCCGTGCTTTCGGGTCTCAACATTATTGCTGGAGAACTTGACCGATGAGAGAACATATTACTGGCGCTGTCCAATTTGTCTCGAACAATCATTTGAAGTTCGACCGTCCGGCGCAGCCGATTGATGCTTTGCCGGATCCGGGCCAGAAGTTTGGCTATGTGAACAAGCCTGTGCCGCAGCCGCCTACGGCTGAAGTGCTCGCCAAGCTCAATACGCCTGAAATCAAGGAACGCTGCGCTGATTTGCTCAGCCGCTATCCGGTCGGTCAGGCAGCACTTCTCGAAGTGCTCTGGCTTGTGCAGGGCGTGTTTGGCTGGGTTCCGCGCGAAGGAATCCGCTGGGCTGCTAACGTTTGCGGTTGCGCTCCGGCTCATGCTCTTGGCGTTGCTACGTTCTACACAATGTACAACCACGCTCCGAAGGGCAAGTTCCTCTTGCAGTTCTGCCGTAACATCAGCTGCACCATCAAGGGCGCTCCGAGTTTAATCGCTTATGTGGAACATGCTTTGAACATCAAGACGGGCGAAACGACTCCGGATGGTCTCTTTACGATCCTCCAGGTGGAATGCCTCGGTTCTTGCGGCAACGGCCCGATGATGCTCGTGAACGACGACTTCGCTACAGACGCTGATGGCGACGTGCTCACGATGAAGCCGGGTACAAAGCTTACGACCGACAGCATCGACCGCATCCTCAAGTGGTGCTATGCTCATGAAGACAACATCCCGAAGCACGATGTGCTCGGCGGTACGGTGAAGGGCCATTGCGGTCATCCGGGCGCTCCGGGTGCTATTGCAAAGCCGCAGGTAGCTGACTATGCTCCGCCTTCTCCGGTTTTGAATGTCAAGTCTGAAGCTGACGAAACGGGCGCTACCCTCACTTGGAAGGGCGCTCCGGAATTCACGAAGATTGTCGTCGAAAAGAAGAACGGCAATGACTGGGTTGCCGTGGGCGAGCCGGGTGTGAAGGACAAGGCTTTTGTGGACCCGAACGGAAAGGTCGGCGACGAATACCGTATGATTGCGACCTCCGGTGAACGTGTTGCTAAACCCTCGGCTGTTGCTGTGACTAAGCAGAAGCCCGCACCGGAACAAAAGGCGGTTTAATTATGGCTGAATGTGTAAAAGTTTGTACGCAGAACTTTGGCAAGGGCGCCCAGGACATCGAAGTCTATAAGAAGCTG
The DNA window shown above is from Fibrobacter sp. UWB2 and carries:
- a CDS encoding NAD(P)H-dependent oxidoreductase subunit E is translated as MREHITGAVQFVSNNHLKFDRPAQPIDALPDPGQKFGYVNKPVPQPPTAEVLAKLNTPEIKERCADLLSRYPVGQAALLEVLWLVQGVFGWVPREGIRWAANVCGCAPAHALGVATFYTMYNHAPKGKFLLQFCRNISCTIKGAPSLIAYVEHALNIKTGETTPDGLFTILQVECLGSCGNGPMMLVNDDFATDADGDVLTMKPGTKLTTDSIDRILKWCYAHEDNIPKHDVLGGTVKGHCGHPGAPGAIAKPQVADYAPPSPVLNVKSEADETGATLTWKGAPEFTKIVVEKKNGNDWVAVGEPGVKDKAFVDPNGKVGDEYRMIATSGERVAKPSAVAVTKQKPAPEQKAV